The genomic window AGCTTCAGATGTAGTTGTCATAGCAGGTGCTGCAGCTGTGGTGATCGTAGGAGCTTCAGCTGTAGTTGTCGTTGtaggtgctgctgttgtagtggtcgtaggatctGCTGTTGTTGTAAAAGTAGGTGCTGCAGTCGTAGTGGTCGTaagagctacagttgttgtcgtagAAGCTACTGTTGTCGTTGTAGGTGCTTCAGTTGTggtggtcgtaggagctacacTTGTCgttgtaggtgctgcagttgtagtggtcgtagtaggtgctgcagttgtggttgtcgtaggaccTTCAGTTGTAGTTGTTCGTAGTAGGTCCTTCAGTTTTagaagtcgtaggagctacagttgtcattgtagtagtagTTGCTGCAgatgtggttgtcgtaggagcttcagttgtagttgtagtagtaggtgttgcTGTTGTAGTAATCATAAgagctacagttgtcattgtagtagtaggtgctgcagttgtggttgtcgtaggagcttcagttgtagttgtcgtagtaggtgatgctgttgtagtggtcgtaggagctacagttgttgttgtagaagctacagttgttgttgttataggtgattctgttgtaatggttgtagtaggtgttgtggttgtcgtaggagctacagttgtcattgttgtagtaggtgttgcagttgtggttgtcgttggagctgcagttgtagttgtagtaggagctaca from Coregonus clupeaformis isolate EN_2021a chromosome 17, ASM2061545v1, whole genome shotgun sequence includes these protein-coding regions:
- the LOC123492919 gene encoding integumentary mucin C.1-like codes for the protein TTTTAAPTTTTPTTTTTTETPTTTTTAAPTTTTTTTAEAPTTTTTAAPAMTTTSEAPTPTTTAAPTTTMTTVTPTTTTTETPTTTTTAAPTTTMTTVAPTTTTTAAPTTTTTATPTTTMTTVAPTTTTTPTTTITTESPITTTTVASTTTTVAPTTTTTASPTTTTTTEAPTTTTTAAPTTTMTTVALMITTTATPTTTTTTEAPTTTTSAATTTTMTTVAPTTSKTEGPTTNNYN